One Candidatus Edwardsbacteria bacterium DNA window includes the following coding sequences:
- a CDS encoding ribonuclease HI family protein, protein MGCTKDTLKEALVALAEKIETDFGVTQVTLAIDGASRGNPGEAGAGAALVDSHGNILAERSQYLGKATNNEAEYQALIFGLKLAKERGFSKLSIQTDSELLANQIKGSYRIKEPRLKKLFVQAQELLSQMEKWDIQAIPRAQNRLADRLANLAIDNQTLPEL, encoded by the coding sequence ATGGGATGCACCAAGGACACTCTCAAGGAGGCTTTGGTGGCCCTGGCCGAAAAGATCGAAACTGATTTTGGCGTCACCCAGGTGACGCTGGCCATCGATGGCGCGTCCCGGGGCAATCCCGGCGAGGCCGGGGCCGGGGCGGCCCTGGTGGACAGCCACGGGAACATCCTGGCCGAGCGCAGCCAATATCTGGGCAAGGCCACCAACAACGAAGCCGAGTATCAGGCCCTGATCTTCGGGCTGAAGCTGGCCAAGGAGCGGGGATTTTCCAAGCTGTCCATTCAGACCGACAGCGAACTGCTGGCCAACCAGATAAAGGGCAGCTACCGCATCAAGGAGCCGCGGCTGAAAAAGCTGTTCGTCCAGGCCCAGGAGCTGCTTTCCCAGATGGAGAAATGGGATATCCAAGCGATCCCCCGGGCCCAGAACCGGCTGGCCGACCGGCTGGCCAACCTGGCCATTGACAATCAGACCCTTCCGGAATTATAA